The Oreochromis aureus strain Israel breed Guangdong unplaced genomic scaffold, ZZ_aureus HiC_scaffold_110, whole genome shotgun sequence genome contains the following window.
CAACAGGAAGAGGTACAGAGAGACGGGGCAGCCTCGTCTGATTCCTCTATGCAAGTTAAATCTTGGGGATGGACCACCCATAAAATGTGCTGTTTCATGTCCTCTTAAAAATACTGAAGTATAAAGGTAATAACATGATCACAGCTGGCCCTGTGGGCTCATGTGCTACATGTTCATATAAGATTGATTAATCACAGATCAAAATGACTTCttcagttttcttgttttgtctgACCAACAATCCAAAAAGATTCACTTCACTGTCATGTGTGTCAAAGAAAACCATCAAATCGTATGTTGTTGAGATTACCGCACTGTTCAGTGGTTTTATACCAACTACTAGTTTGGTCTGTTTCTAAAATTttgaacagaaaaacattttcttttctagctttttttatatttcaaagcaCAAGAAAATTATAGTTATAGATTAGATTGGGTTAATGTCACATGaccacagtgtgtttgtgccaTAATAAACACACATAGAGACCTGATGTTGAAATAATAAGTCAATATAACCACagataaataagaaaataatgatGTGTTTAATCTCTAAATATATCCTGTAGGACCACTATAGGAtagatgcagacctaaactgaAACTCTCCTTCAGTGGAAGCTTCTGTAAACTTCAGGACAGTCTGATGTTTAGTTTCACACAGGAGGGATTTTGTTGGACTGATAACGGCTGCAGAGTTTCAGAGTATGGAAAGTTAAATCCAGGATCTGTGTTTGCTGCTCAGGACTCCATCttagtgtgtttgtctgtttctgtaGCTCAGAGGAAATAGCTCCACCTACAGCAGTGCACAAGTGTGTGTTGGTCTCTATGGaggctgtttttctttgataaaGAGAGTATGTGGAAATGTTTCCCAGTGTTTATCTCCCTAAGATGCTCACACTGTTCAGGTGATGATTATCTGTAATTGGCTTCCATTGAGCCAAAAACAACAGATGTTAACATCCTCTGTTAATAAATGACCGTGGATCAGTGTTTTGTTGTAAAGATGTTGTCAGTTCTTAATGCTGTGTGCTGCTAATGTTCCTTGGTTTAATGtaaagtctttttttcctgaaaGGTGTTCACAATTGGCAGAGAATGTATGGCTGTGAATGGGATGATGAAACTGGAAAGGTTAAAAGTTATGACCAGTTTGGCTATGATGGAGAAGACTTTGTAGCGCTTGACCTGGAAACAGAGACGTGGATCGCTccaacacctcaggctgtcatcACCAAACACAAGTGGGAGAATGACAGGGGTTTGATGGCTCAGGAAAAGGATTACTTCACCCAGATTTGTCCTGAGTGGCTGAAGAAGTATGTGAACTATGGGAGGAGCTCTCTGATGAAAACAGGTGAAATCATATAACATGCTGTTTTGTAGCCAGAACACATATGTTCCTTTTTCTGACcattaaaacataaaagcatTGACACCTTTCTCCTGATTTCTCTGTTACTCCTACATATTAATTACAattgtttttaatcatattttccCTTTGCCCCAATTTATCCACCACCTACACTCTGACATTTATAACCAGTCTCTCCCAGCCTCCATTTCTTTATCATTACCTAAGGCATTGAAATTACATTACATCACACAGGAATTACATTAGTATGTACATAATAGTAATATAGCATCTatctttctcttctctccttAGTTCTTCCCTCAGTGTCTCTCCTCCAGAAGGCTCCCTCCTCTCCGGTCACCTGCCATGCTACAGGTTTCTATCCTAACAgagctgagatggtttggaggaaAGATGGAGTGGAGCTTCATGAGGGTGTGGAGAAAGGAGAGATCGTCCCCAACAATGATGAGAACTTTCAGTTGAGTGTTGATCTGGATCTTTCATCAGTCACACCTGAAGACTGGCAGAAGTACGACTGTGTGTTTCAGCTCTCTGGTGTGAACGAGGACATCGTCACCAAACTGGACAAAGCAGTGATCAAGACCAACAAGGGTAAAAGTGATGAAGGTAGGAAACACGCATTTAGTTTACTGTAAAAATGGTGCAGTTCATGTGGTTTTATTTGAGTTTGATGAAAAGTTTAATTCCTCCCCAGTTGTATACATGGTTATGAAATTTTTCATACTGATACTGATTTGTTAATTtcttaataaatattaatatttaaagtgTTGAGCGCTCTGATTTAAATTATTGTCCACTTTGCTGTCTTTtcacagtttatttaaatttgcCAGAATCCTTTTTTTCATATTCTTATTTGATTGGCAAATTGATGTTTGTCTCTTTTAACGTGTTTTATTTGATCAGGATataatttatttgttgttgtgtcATCTACAGGAAATTCCCTCACCACGATCATCCCGATCATCGTTGCAACCCTTGTTCTCGCAGTGATTGCTGTAATTGGTTTCATTGTCTACAAAAAGAGAACAGgtgagagacaaaaacagaaatccCTTTTACTCGATGGTTTATCCAAAACAGAATAAGCTCCACAAGGGCCAGAGTCACAGTTCCATAAGAATAGGAGCTGCATGACAATGTGAGAAAAGATATGATGTATAAAATTTTATAAATGTAAcaactgaaattattttttctttgtaattCAGAAAAACGTCCCCCATCTCGTAAGTAAAACTTGTTTCTATTCTGTTTTCTCTGATCGCTTATGCCATGTGCagaataaaatgttttctgtatttcatgTTAAATAATTTTTTCAGGATCTTTCTTGAGAAAATGTCAGATCAGAGCAGGATGTGGACTAACAGTGTGTTTGTGACGTGACTTTCTACAGCTGTAGAGAACGCCGAGGTACAGGAGCAAATGATTCCTAAAGCCTAAGTGACAAACAACCCTGCACACAGTGAGTTTTTACTATATTAactattttattacattttgtgcTTCAAAAGCACATGAGGTAATTGCTTGATTAACTAGGAatgttaatatattttatttttgtctttttaggtTTATGGACAAATTTTGCACTGAAACAAGGAGCAGTGTCAGCTCATTTGCCCCCATAAACTGTGACCTCATTGGTTTTCATCATTTACATCATAAAATGAAGTGTTGAGAATCTAGTTGTAGATGCTTATTGATTGAAATTGACGGAAATAAGTTTGCTCAACAAATCTAACATAATAGTGACATTTAATTATTGCGTTTAGTTTCCAATTTAATTAATATAAGGTGTAATTTCTTCTGACAAATCAAACAAGGATGCCTACCAGGGGAGAAGCAgagcatgtttaaaaaatatttaacacaATGAAAGCATCACAGCAGTCTCAATACAATCAAAGTTTAAGATTTTTGTGTTCCTCTTAAACAGAACCACTATATTTAGTTTATGGTGTTGGGTTTTCtttcacacatacaaattgaTAACACAAATGTAGATATACATTAAGAGAGAGATTTACGTAAATATATTCTGTGAGAGTCTGGTGATATGATGATATATTTTAAGATTTGTCAGTCATTAAAGAGAGCAATACTAAAAATGCTATGTAAactgattttaaatgtaaactgtTCTTGTCAGTCTAAATTCTTGTTTAACGATGTTCATCCTAATGATGAACCTCGGCCTCTGGACAGATGTTATCTGCAGCTCTCAGTGAGATAAAGCACGATAGAAACGGGGTGGGTGAGCGACTGAATCATTGTGATGATTAGCTAGATTTGTCAGTAATGCTATTTTTACATTTCGCTCACATCTCTAAATTATTTGTTTCCAGAACACACATATGAAGTAAATATGAAGTAAGTAAATTAGATATCAGTGTGACCCATCATTGTTCACATATTGTTCGCAACTGTAAattaacaaattatttttgaaaaattcttTACAATTTGCTTGtatatttctttaaaactgAATGAAAGTAAAAATGTGTTGATTTCAACCAGACCTAAGCAGGTAATTCatgttttttctatatttctttGATTCATGATCTGTTATGATCTTTAGTTTAATGTCAGATTTTAGTTTAAGGAGAAATTTGTCtgatattttatgtattttgggACTTAACGGGGATTTTCCATTCAGAAATGAAATGGTGATGCTCAAATCACTGCTGGTGTTGGGTTTGGTCAGTGGTATCAGTAAAAATACATTGCCATCTTAttgatttttgttcttttgcttTTCAATAAAGTCCCTTTATAAAATccttatttctgtctttttaatCACACTTAAAATGCACACTTAGTTGCAGTTTCATGAATACTGTCCAAATATGAACAGAGCTGTTTCAAGTAGACAGAATTTAATTTATCATAGTATGAAACGGCTCAGATCCACTGACTTAAAACGGTAAAAATTAGACCTCTCAAGTGAAAAGCATCCATTACAACCACAATTCCAAAAAAGCTATGAAGCTGTGTAAAATGTGAGTAAAACCAAGTGAATGATTTGCAAGTCTGATAAACTCATATTTTCATcatgagaaaacagaaaacagatcaaATGTTTAACCCTTTGACTCCTAGTGTATCAGATTTGATACAGTTTTGGTCAGTTTTTAAGATttctacatcatcagtgtgagTTCTTTTTCCACTAAAAACCCTAgataaattgcacaaaaatgccAGATGTTGCAAATATGATGCAAATGAAAATTCATATATTCTAATTCaagggtaggcaacctttctgatggcgagtgccatttaaaatttcctcagaagtcagtgtgccatatgattgcattagcaataaatttaataacgctctatatgaacagttacacactatatagaaccactttatagaattatatttgtttgcagatgttggcagctatcagcgaatagttatcagctatattgaaacaaaaaaaagacactttttatcaataacaagaactccataacagcaaatgaactgtacaacagaaaatacaaatgctatttagggtctcctcacaacaatgataagaaaaataaactggcccaatatggcatgtttgttaatacagagacacacatgttaatgtgatctggtctcccactcagagacacaggtctccgagtgtccagcattcagacgactacctgaggacactcatgtgagagaaaatctgctcacacagatatgtagagccaaatactgtcaataacgCCTCTgtaatgttctgaagacagttaaacttgtcaggtagtgatttccagcaggtgaaaatgcaagctccatgaacacgcacagctgtggattccagctgcttcgatgttgcattaactggcattaactcagccaattaatgcgagacaaattagctgctcattaaagatttctggtttgatcagaaaataaaacattggtccatacatcCCAAAGATGCATTATGTCTCGAGTCTACGGATGTATCCGTGTATttccgtggtgctgatgctgtgaTGAGCGGACAGCTCCTGAAGCTTTTGAAGTGTCGGAATGTGGAAAGCTGACAACGTCCCTCTTACCAGTAGtaagttatttttagccaattacaagttgaatctgatagttggggttgttagctaagatactGTCATTAAGAAGaggcacaactaatgtgtctatgcgagctaatttgcgatgtgcacTGCTGGCgcggccatttattttttgatgcaccttctcagattaattcactgcatgtcgtgcccagggctggactgggacaaaaaaacggcccgggcattttgactaaagaccggcccaccaggtattaaagccataaagcctttgaatgaaaacaaacgctgttgtgacagtgatgtacagtcttgttggtatatgtatgatttctattcattttacgtcagataaaaactttggttgtaagcttcagataattatttaataacagccagacattttaaatcagaataagaaagaaaagtatttctttgtgcccccctttccctgttaatgccctacctgcccccctggtaAAACTTtcctagacccgcccctgcacagttaccagctgtcagctacagaaaaaaaaggatgctggtgttatttgtctctcagaaactgttcataacttcccttcagctcattcatgtcacctaaaaggtaaacctgtttctccatcacctgttcagctctgatgattcagtaaggacatctcctggtttcatctgcatgtttccctctcaccacataaaccaacatcatgaccagcagcttttacagctgtggctccagcaaacatcagctgatactagaaattaatattaaataaattctaacaacagctgatcaagcttaaacgtgctgctgttgtttagcgcgacatccgctgatttcctctttctggcgcaaagtgggcgataaataaacaagagagaaaagccgatcagctgatcattgatcagtttcataattgaagtagaaacaggagagaatgacaggagaagaagaggcagctgtgcagcgtaacgacagaataaatccagctttcttttcattctagctgaagtccgggacaaactgtgttccttctcagctcaatacgaaacgcgtaataatttctctgaatgcgggacgattccgtttgtacaggacggttggcaactccactaactaaccttatggataaaataaagttcactatcagtaaaatcatagcacccacccagctgtatagaaattccatcatgctagctagcacgcagtacgaattATTGTAACTGagtgtaaaaagtcagcacaatgaaaataaactaacctaaacttggtttatatctgacccagatagactgcaggtcataacttcttacctgaagttcagttcacctgatactcggaccggcggcttcctcgggtctctgctcctcctgcctcccctctcCCTCATCCACCCCTGTTCTAATTAATATCTAGGTTTGCTTTTTGTAATtgtcagaaggttcaataaacacccaattaaaaaaaaaaaagttattttgtgGTTCATGcattttactatttcatgaaaaatattagctAATTTTTAATTTGATAGCAGCAATATGTCTCAAAAATAGAACGTACAACGTTTCACAATGCTGTGAAAATGTGGCTTTTACCCATGGAGGTATGAGTCATTACTGATATCTATTAATGATTtctattaaattttatttatatagcaaactTGTGTATCTGACCTTGGGGAGCCACTCTAGCACATCTTCAACCTCAGCCTAGAGCTGGGAAGAATGCCCACTCAACCTGCGTCGTCTCAGTCCCTAAAAAGAACCAACCTATTGAGTTGAATGACTACCAACTGATGGCACTCACATCACTCACCAGGTTAAGTATGTTCAGGACCCCCTACAATTTGCCTATCAGGCAAATGTTGGAATTGAGGATGCTATCCTTCATCTGCTTCACGGGGCCCACTCTCATCTTGATAATGGAAGGATCACAGTCAGGATCCTTTTCCTGGATTTCTCTGTTGCTTTTATTACCATCCAGCTCCTTATGCTGAAGGAAAAACTGGCAAGGATGAGAGTGCCTGGTGACCCGGATCGGCCTCTATCTCACAGAGAGACCACAATATGTCAGGCTCGAGGACATCAAGTTTAATACTTTGGTCAGCAGCACTGGTGCATGGCACGGCgtctatggaggaccacaagtatggaggaccacaagagccacgcacatcaaaataaagaattctgtgcttaaataatgaattgtagaataaattctgcatttgtaaattcatttttgaaatccacatt
Protein-coding sequences here:
- the LOC116315562 gene encoding class I histocompatibility antigen, F10 alpha chain-like, giving the protein MYGCEWDDETGKVKSYDQFGYDGEDFVALDLETETWIAPTPQAVITKHKWENDRGLMAQEKDYFTQICPEWLKKYVNYGRSSLMKTVLPSVSLLQKAPSSPVTCHATGFYPNRAEMVWRKDGVELHEGVEKGEIVPNNDENFQLSVDLDLSSVTPEDWQKYDCVFQLSGVNEDIVTKLDKAVIKTNKGKSDEGNSLTTIIPIIVATLVLAVIAVIGFIVYKKRTEKRPPSPVENAEVQEQMIPKA